In Octopus bimaculoides isolate UCB-OBI-ISO-001 chromosome 28, ASM119413v2, whole genome shotgun sequence, the following are encoded in one genomic region:
- the LOC106881504 gene encoding zinc finger protein 271-like isoform X2, whose amino-acid sequence MNKEKGKTSHDCDICGKIFSESRKLMKHKYIHTSEKSYHCDICGKSFFGTGNLTIHKRSHTGEKPYHCDICDKCFSANSSLTKHKLNHTGEKPYHCDICGKSFFHNPHLTRHKRIHTGEKPFHCDICGKSFSQGHHLTEHKRSHTGEKPYHCDICGRSFSESGKLTRHKRIHTGEKPYQCDICGKSFSQTGELSSHRHIHTGEKPYQCDICGKSFSQNGELTVHMYTHTGQKPYHCDICGKSFSHNPRLTVHKRIHTGEKPYHCDICGKSFSQNQRVIEHKRTHTGEKPYHCDCGKAFSVNGKLITHKRIHTGEKPYRCDICGKSFSLRGNLTTHKRIHTGEKPFCCNICSKTFLRSGDLTIHMRVHTGENPYHCDICGKSFSRNHNLTNHKQIHTGEKPHRCIICGKSFLRSRDLTIHIRIHTGEKPYQCDICGKCFSVVSSLINHKHIHTGE is encoded by the coding sequence ATGaataaagagaaagggaaaacatCACAcgactgtgatatttgtgggaaaATCTTCTCTGAAAGTCGTAAATTAATGaagcacaaatatattcatacaagcgAGAaatcatatcattgtgatatctgtggcaaatcattctttGGAACTGGTAACTTAACGATTCACAAAcgtagtcatacaggagagaagccatatcactgtgatatttgtgataaatgcTTCTCTGCAAATAGtagcttaactaaacacaaacttaatcatacaggagagaaaccatatcattgtgatatctgtggtaaatcctttttTCATAATCCtcacttaactagacacaaacgtatccatacaggagagaaaccgtttcattgtgacatttgtggtaaatcattttctcaaggTCATCACCTAACCGAACACAAACGAagtcatacaggtgagaagccttatcactgtgatatctgtggcagatcattctctgaaagtggtAAGTTAAcgagacacaaacgtattcacacaggtgagaaaccttatcagtgtgatatctgtggtaaatcattctctcaaactgGGGAGTTATcctcacacagacatattcacacaggagagaaaccatatcagtgtgatatctgtggtaaatcattctctcagaatggTGAATTAACTGTTCACATGTATACCCACACAGGACAGAAACcttaccactgtgatatctgtggtaaatcattctctcataaccCTCGCTTAACtgtacataaacgtattcatacaggagaaaagccatatcattgtgatatttgtggtaaatcattctctcaaaatcaaCGTGTAATTGAACACAAACGaactcatactggagagaagccatatcactgtgattgTGGGAAAGCATTCTCTGTAAATGGTAAGTTAATAacccacaaacgtattcatacaggtgagaaaccatatcgttgtgatatctgCGGCAAATCATTCTCTTTAAGGGGCAATTTAACcacacacaagcgtattcatacaggagagaaaccattttgTTGTAATATCTGTAGCAAAACATTCCTTCGAAGTGGTGATTTGACTATTCACATGCgcgttcacacaggagagaatccatatcactgtgatatctgtggtaaatcattttctcgaaATCACAACCTGACTAACCACAAACagattcatacaggagagaaaccacatcgCTGTattatctgtggaaaatcattcctTCGAAGTCGAGATTTAACTATtcacatacgtattcacacaggagagaaaccttatcagtgtgatatctgtgggaaatgcTTCTCTGTAGTAAGTTCCTTAATtaatcacaaacatattcacacagggGAGTAA